A stretch of Pyrenophora tritici-repentis strain M4 chromosome 7, whole genome shotgun sequence DNA encodes these proteins:
- a CDS encoding membrane protein: MPPASSSFTPLNVVDDVVPEWLGSFTLAAPPNTDLWRKPQTGDTVTAPILYTALRNPFIAAEVTVSSDWELEWDQGGLVIFAGAPPGQIPPATAEANSTTTPPEVPNIADITLEDSDSNSTSAAPSPATQHAQTTSIPNPETFVPSPDSQQPQDPSVAPPAYYAPAPASKWAKVGLEFSNNCSYATSVVANCEGADWSLSALPPHQQRRLALRVKIERIGYALWVWYEDELLGWKKLREVTWFFWGVEDKAVRVGVYASRPANFGISAFERRANGGVGGLNSGSRNLYVDFEGLEIM, encoded by the coding sequence ATGCCGCCCGCGAGCTCCTCGTTTACGCCCCTTAATGTGGTAGACGACGTGGTACCGGAATGGCTGGGCTCCTTCACCCTCGCCGCGCCCCCAAACACGGATCTCTGGAGGAAGCCGCAAACAGGAGACACGGTGACGGCGCCGATACTCTATACCGCGTTGCGCAACCCTTTTATAGCCGCAGAGGTCACCGTTTCCTCAGACTGGGAGCTTGAGTGGGATCAGGGAGGGTTAGTCATCTTTGCAGGCGCACCGCCAGGCCAAATACCGCCGGCAACAGCGGAGGCGAATTCGACGACGACTCCTCCCGAGGTGCCGAATATTGCAGATATCACTCTAGAAGACAGCGATAGCAATAGCACCAGCGCTGCACCCAGCCCAGCGACCCAACACGCGCAAACCACCAGCATACCCAACCCAGAAACCTTTGTCCCATCACCAGACTCTCAACAACCCCAAGACCCCAGCGTCGCCCCACCCGCCTACTACGCTCCAGCCCCGGCCTCAAAATGGGCAAAAGTCGGCCTCGAATTCTCAAACAACTGCTCGTACGCCACCTCGGTCGTGGCAAACTGCGAAGGCGCAGACTGGTCTCTCAGCGCCCTCCCGCCACACCAGCAACGGCGCCTCGCGCTCCGCGTCAAGATTGAACGCATTGGCTATGCGCTGTGGGTATGGTACGAGGACGAGCTGCTCGGCTGGAAGAAGCTGAGAGAGGTGACGTGGTTTTTCTGGGGCGTGGAAGATAAAGCTGTACGTGTGGGCGTGTACGCTAGTCGACCGGCGAATTTTGGCATCTCAGCCTTCGAGAGGAGGGCGAATGGTGGCGTGGGCGGGTTGAATAGTGGGTCCAGGAATTTGTATGTGGATTTTGAAGGGTTGGAAATTATGTag